A part of Carettochelys insculpta isolate YL-2023 chromosome 1, ASM3395843v1, whole genome shotgun sequence genomic DNA contains:
- the TYMP gene encoding thymidine phosphorylase, translated as MEQPGPGPGLGSAPSLPALIRKKRDGERLQDTEIRHLVQAVARGTLQEGQMGAMLMAIRLRGMDLEETLTLTREMAASGRVLEWPEDWQRLLVDKHSTGGVGDKVSLALAPALAACGCKVPMISGRGLGHTAGTLDKLEAVPGFSISQSPEQMRSLLEQVGCCIVGQSEELVPADKVLYSLRDVTATVDSLPLITASILSKKAAEKVSALVLDVKFGSAALYTSLERARPLAQSLVSVGSRLGICTVAVLTRMDGPLGQRVGHSLEVLEALQCLEGRGPADLRQLVTTLGGCLLWQCGQASSVGQGATRIAATLDDGSARGRFQAMLQAQGVEADLARALGTGTEEQRFQVLGRAGAQEELLAAQDGTVQQVEALPIARVLHELGAGRTQQGQPINHRVGAELLVAVGQRLVKGSPWIRIHYDTPELSDPQRHALQGALVLASSEPFAPSGKVAEILLPQGSRSLEELMGEQGLGSSRAQLSCT; from the exons ATGGAGCAGCCGGGCCCCGGCCCAGGCCTTGGCTCGGCCCCTAGCCTCCCGGCGCTGATCCGCAAGAAGCGGGACGGGGAGCGGCTGCAGGACACGGAGATCCGGCACTTGGTGCAAGCCGTGGCACGGGGGACGCTGCAGGAGGGGCAGATGG gggccatgctgatggccatcCGGCTGCGGGGCATGGATCTGGAGGAGACGCTGACGCTCACCCGGGAGATGGCGGCATCGGGACGGGTCCTGGAGTGGCCCGAGGACTGGCAGAGGCTCCTGGTGGACAAACACTccacagggggtgtgggggacaaggtcagcctggccctggccccggccctggctgcctgtggctgcaag GTGCCCATGATCAGTGGCCGCGGGCTGGGCCACACCGCGGGCACGCTGGACAAGCTGGAGGCCGTGCCGGGGTTCAGCATCTCTCAGAGCCCTGAGCAG ATGAGGTCCCTCCTGGAGCAGGTGGGGTGCTGCATCGTGGGGCAGAGCGAGGAGCTGGTGCCAGCAGACAAGGTGCTCTACAGCCTGAGGGACGTCACAGCCACTGTGGACAGCCTGCCCCTCATCACAG CGTCCATCCTGAGcaagaaggcagcagagaaggTCTCGGCCCTCGTGCTGGACGTGAAATTTGGCAGCGCCGCCCTCTACACCAGCCTGGAGAGAGCCCGGCCCCTGGCCCAGAGTCTG GTGTCAGTGGGCAGCCGCCTGGGGATCTGCACCGTGGCTGTGCTCACCAGGATGGACGGGCCCCTGGGGCAGCGCGTGGGCCACTCCCTGGAGGTGCTGGAGGCCCTGCAGTGCCTGGAGGGCCGGGGACCAGCGGATCTGCGCCAGCTGGTCACCACGCTAG GGGGCTGTCTGCTGTGGCAGTGCGGGCAGGCCAGCTCGGTGGGGCAGGGCGCCACCCGCATCGCAGCCACTCTGGATGATGGCTCGGCCCGGGGCCGGTTCCAGGCCATGCTGCAGGCCCAGGGCGTGGAGGCCGACCTAGCCCGGGCCCTGGGCACAGGCACCGAGGAGCAGCGGTTCCAGGTGCTCGGccgggctggggcccaggaggagctgctggcggCCCAGGACG gcacaGTGCAGCAGGTGGAGGCCCTGCCCATCGCCCGGGTGCTGCATGAGCTGGGAGCCGGGCGCACCCAGCAGGGGCAGCCGATCAACCACCGCGTGGGGGCCgagctgctggtggctgtggggcagcGCCTGGTGAAAG GTTCCCCCTGGATCCGGATTCACTACGACACCCCGGAGCTGAGCGACCCTCAGAGACATGCCCTGCAGGGGGCCTTGGTCCTGGCCAGCTCGGAGCCCTTCGCGCCCAGCGGCAAGGTGGCAGAGatcctcctgccccagggcagccgcTCACTGGAGGAGCtgatgggggagcagggcctggggagcagccgGGCACAGCTCAGCTGCACCTGA
- the SCO2 gene encoding protein SCO2 homolog, mitochondrial, protein MFQTLPLRSCWPVVQNSAWPLSLQRRPWAFRECAHHSALAGCTRWGTSATGTPLWPALCLKAWEVGSNRVTTPGRCLLGAAAGSLPGVAWTHPWNRVTRRPFSQGPPSGGSSTPQIQLRTRLLITCLFGGAFLGTWLYIRSEKERQQKLQRIQELKKVAIGQGDFHLVDHMGQPRSKADFRGQWVLLYFGFTHCPDICPEELEKMSQVVQLLDQELQLPRVQPVFITVDPERDNVAAVAKYVKEFHPRLLGLTGSPENVREAGRAYRVYSSAGPKDEDNDYIVDHTVIIYLLSPDGLFLDYYSRGKSEAQIVQSVKGHMQTYQRLFS, encoded by the coding sequence ATGTTTCAGACCCTCCCTCTCCGCAGCTGCTGGCCCGTGGTGCAGAATAGTGCTTGGCCACTCAgcctccagaggagaccctgggcTTTCCGGGAATGTGCCCACCACAGCGCTCTGGCTGGCTGCACCAGGTGGGGCACGTCAGCAACTGGCACACCCCTCTGGCCTGCACTGTGTTTGAAAGCCTGGGAAGTTGGCAGTAACAGAGTCACCACGCCTGGAAGGTGTTTGCTgggtgctgcagcagggagcctgccggGGGTAGCATGGACCCATCCCTGGAACAGGGTTACCAGAAGACCCTTCTCCCAGGGGCCCCCATCAGGTGGCAGCTCCACCCCACAGATCCAGCTGAGGACACGGCTGCTCATCACCTGCCTCTTTGGGGGGGCGTTCCTGGGCACCTGGCTCTATATCCGCTCTGAAAAGGAgcggcagcagaagctgcagcgcATCCAGGAGCTGAAGAAGGTGGCCATTGGCCAGGGAGACTTCCACCTGGTGGACCACATGGGGCAGCCCCGCTCCAAGGCTGATTTccgggggcagtgggtgctgctCTACTTCGgcttcacccactgccctgaCATCTGCCCCGAGGAGCTGGAGAAGATGAGCCAGGTGGTGCAGCTGCTGGACCAGGAACTGCAGCTGCCCCGAGTGCAGCCTGTCTTCATCACTGTGGACCCTGAGCGGGACAACGTGGCCGCTGTGGCCAAGTACGTGAAGGAGTTCCACCCGCGCTTGCTGGGGCTGACTGGCAGCCCTGAAAACGTGcgggaggcaggcagggcctATCGGGTATACTCCAGTGCCGGGCCCAAAGACGAGGACAACGACTACATTGTTGACCACACAGTGATCATTTACCTGCTGAGCCCCGATGGGCTCTTCCTGGACTACTACAGCCGAGGCAAGAGTGAGGCACAGATTGTCCAGAGTGTCAAGGGCCACATGCAGACCTACCAGAGGCTCTTCAGCTGA